The proteins below come from a single Leptospiraceae bacterium genomic window:
- a CDS encoding 1-acyl-sn-glycerol-3-phosphate acyltransferase, with protein sequence MSTESFIPPIHNYPLMWFMDNALKFLMKGVNNVDEIIISDQDKEKLKTYKNERLIYISNHPTTKEPPISYIVGNHMYSRFHYMASREVFDWGNGVVGNLIQNIGAFSVIAGSSDRESLKTTRSILSKPGGKLVLFPEGEPTGAENDNLLPFQSGVSQLGFWGYEDALKLDSSADITVLPAFIKYRISGTKEEIRREVDKSLEVMEKRLGISKKGKDIVHRLLSIGKRLVERAEKQFGIIPDENQTFDYRIGALRHRILDIVAETVALKKYNKEDHAIDKLRKILSTFEMVFVGVPDPKGELPSLDKAKWGRKYCQRAYDFISIKTDYLTSFPSAERIYEWIYRFESELIGYTYQRPQRAYVHFAPDFKISEYYANYKKDKKGTVEGLTMRLRDEIQKLLDREIQLSEKLFPDDYIF encoded by the coding sequence ATGTCAACCGAATCATTTATACCCCCAATACACAATTACCCACTTATGTGGTTTATGGACAATGCTTTAAAATTTTTAATGAAAGGCGTAAATAACGTCGACGAAATTATAATTTCTGATCAAGACAAAGAAAAACTAAAAACATACAAAAACGAACGACTCATTTATATATCCAATCACCCAACGACAAAAGAACCTCCGATTTCATATATAGTTGGAAATCATATGTATTCCCGATTTCATTATATGGCTTCTAGAGAAGTTTTCGACTGGGGAAATGGGGTCGTCGGAAACCTAATCCAAAATATCGGAGCTTTTTCCGTAATTGCTGGTTCATCAGATAGAGAGTCTCTCAAAACTACGAGGTCTATCTTATCTAAACCCGGCGGAAAACTTGTGTTATTTCCAGAAGGCGAACCTACTGGAGCGGAAAATGATAACTTACTTCCATTTCAATCGGGAGTATCACAATTAGGATTTTGGGGATACGAAGATGCACTCAAATTAGACTCCTCTGCCGATATAACTGTATTACCCGCATTTATTAAATACAGAATTTCAGGAACAAAAGAAGAAATTCGCCGAGAAGTCGATAAGTCCCTTGAAGTTATGGAAAAACGATTAGGAATATCCAAAAAAGGAAAAGATATAGTTCATCGTTTACTATCCATAGGAAAACGTTTAGTCGAACGTGCAGAAAAACAATTCGGCATTATCCCCGACGAAAATCAAACTTTTGATTATAGAATTGGAGCACTTAGGCATAGAATTTTGGATATCGTTGCAGAAACTGTTGCCCTTAAAAAATACAATAAAGAAGACCACGCTATCGATAAACTCAGAAAAATTCTTTCCACTTTCGAAATGGTATTTGTAGGAGTTCCTGATCCCAAGGGAGAACTGCCTTCTCTCGATAAAGCAAAGTGGGGACGAAAATATTGCCAAAGAGCGTATGATTTTATATCTATAAAAACAGATTATCTTACAAGTTTTCCTTCAGCGGAAAGAATTTACGAATGGATTTATCGTTTTGAAAGTGAGTTAATTGGGTATACCTACCAACGTCCTCAAAGGGCTTATGTTCATTTTGCGCCGGATTTTAAAATTTCCGAATACTATGCCAACTATAAAAAAGACAAAAAGGGCACAGTAGAAGGTTTAACGATGAGACTTCGTGATGAAATCCAAAAGCTATTGGATCGCGAAATTCAACTTTCGGAGAAACTTTTTCCGGATGACTATATATTCTAG
- a CDS encoding metallophosphoesterase family protein, whose protein sequence is MKIAIIGDVHGFWNENDTDYFNSSDYDYILFTGDLRSFSEKEDSVAKRISRLRKKSFLIPGNADTSSLFQLAGETFRIQFLIQMSKEKQKKRIEKMKDALGEIELCAYEKRLLQKNSISVNLIVLRPFAMGVYLSYAPILKKQFGIHSIEDSKERIKQVIDSCQEESIVFLGHNGPFGLGSDLTSLWSSDFTKEPLDYGDVDYSFAIDYAKSKGKKVLAAIAGHLHHKINGTKLERNWLSKLENTHYINAAKVPRIFSKENKTFRHHIELEISNDNEVKVNEILVEE, encoded by the coding sequence ATGAAAATAGCTATCATCGGAGATGTTCATGGATTCTGGAATGAAAATGATACAGATTATTTCAACTCGTCAGATTATGATTACATTCTATTTACGGGAGATTTGCGAAGTTTTTCCGAAAAGGAAGACTCAGTAGCAAAACGAATCTCTAGACTCAGGAAAAAATCATTCTTAATTCCAGGAAATGCAGATACAAGTAGCCTATTTCAATTAGCAGGAGAAACATTTCGAATTCAATTTTTAATCCAAATGTCAAAAGAAAAACAAAAAAAGAGAATCGAAAAAATGAAAGATGCTCTAGGAGAAATTGAACTTTGCGCCTACGAAAAAAGACTATTGCAAAAAAATTCCATTTCCGTAAACCTAATAGTTCTCCGTCCTTTTGCAATGGGAGTATACTTAAGTTATGCCCCAATTTTAAAAAAACAATTTGGGATTCATAGTATAGAAGACTCCAAGGAAAGAATAAAGCAAGTTATAGATTCTTGTCAGGAAGAATCAATTGTATTTCTAGGACATAATGGACCTTTTGGATTAGGCTCAGATTTAACTAGTTTATGGAGCTCTGATTTTACGAAGGAACCTTTAGACTATGGAGACGTTGATTACAGTTTTGCAATCGATTACGCAAAGAGTAAAGGAAAAAAGGTATTAGCCGCTATAGCTGGGCATTTACACCATAAAATCAATGGAACGAAATTAGAAAGAAATTGGTTAAGTAAATTAGAAAATACCCATTACATCAATGCTGCAAAAGTTCCTCGAATTTTCTCAAAAGAAAATAAAACTTTCCGTCATCATATCGAATTAGAAATATCAAATGATAACGAAGTAAAAGTGAATGAAATATTAGTGGAAGAATGA
- a CDS encoding alpha/beta fold hydrolase, which produces MPTTQEPVNLQFTEEMKGYITLSNQVLDYKESFESGKKEDNYFMFHLTIIIPDVEFFVNDPKETGIAEGYVECPKWGGKLTVEKGVFNCFVDVDAPIKNTKNMFYRLFFKDNNGKPLTMSGHKVVKDDSGIDIWKDTTTLYTRIYEGHIEEKAEKTAKLVATGILEIYIKDFAKQMTTIKSNGKTFSDRENAVMSFGKLFLGNLWDVYGAKLKSSEPEIWNQREIPMFTLSGVADGKISYHPISTGDKLGISLMRFKKKESDDVILLSHGLTTSTDMYIMPEHNNLVNYLHANGYGDIWSLDWRGSMRHSYNLFPHRFNLDDVALYDLPAAIAEIRKHIGPKKRIHAIVHCVGSITFMMSLFSKKIDGITSVISNSVSLNPRVATWSKMKLAVAPFAIEYLLRFPNVNPRSHYNPGPALGKLLSSIVSLFHRECNNPACHMLSMMWGTGFPACYEHSQLAATTHNRVGDLFGATSMNYHRHIRRMVSKGYAVKYQIENKRYAELPNNYLDNAKDIDTPILFMTGDKNRVFNDSNIVTYETLKKLKPDNKNELFIAKGYGHQDTLMGKNVDKDIFPQFIEFIKKHQPKQKGWF; this is translated from the coding sequence ATGCCTACAACCCAAGAACCAGTTAATCTTCAATTCACTGAGGAAATGAAAGGTTACATCACACTTTCTAATCAAGTTTTGGATTATAAAGAAAGTTTTGAGTCAGGAAAAAAAGAAGATAATTACTTCATGTTTCACTTAACTATTATTATTCCCGATGTAGAATTTTTTGTAAACGATCCTAAGGAAACAGGAATTGCAGAAGGTTATGTAGAATGCCCTAAGTGGGGTGGGAAACTAACTGTAGAAAAAGGTGTCTTTAATTGTTTTGTAGATGTAGATGCTCCAATTAAAAATACTAAGAACATGTTCTATAGATTATTTTTTAAGGATAATAACGGTAAACCCCTAACAATGAGCGGCCATAAAGTCGTAAAAGATGATTCAGGTATAGATATATGGAAAGATACAACAACTTTATACACTCGTATTTATGAAGGTCATATCGAAGAAAAAGCTGAAAAGACAGCCAAACTTGTCGCAACTGGAATATTAGAAATTTATATAAAAGACTTCGCAAAACAAATGACTACAATTAAGTCAAATGGGAAAACTTTTTCTGATCGAGAAAATGCAGTTATGAGTTTTGGCAAATTATTCTTAGGAAATTTATGGGACGTATACGGAGCAAAACTAAAATCTTCCGAACCGGAGATATGGAACCAAAGAGAAATTCCAATGTTTACATTATCTGGAGTTGCGGATGGAAAAATTTCTTACCATCCGATTTCCACTGGTGACAAACTTGGTATTAGCCTCATGCGTTTTAAAAAGAAAGAAAGTGATGATGTAATTTTGCTTTCCCATGGACTCACTACTTCGACAGATATGTATATAATGCCAGAGCACAATAATCTAGTAAATTACCTTCATGCAAATGGATATGGTGATATATGGTCGCTTGACTGGAGAGGAAGTATGAGGCATAGTTACAATCTATTTCCACATAGATTTAATTTGGATGACGTTGCATTATATGACTTACCCGCTGCCATTGCAGAAATACGAAAACATATCGGACCCAAAAAACGAATTCATGCAATTGTACATTGTGTAGGCTCAATTACTTTTATGATGAGTTTGTTTTCAAAAAAAATCGACGGGATAACAAGTGTAATATCGAATAGTGTTTCATTAAATCCAAGAGTCGCAACTTGGTCAAAAATGAAATTAGCAGTTGCTCCGTTTGCTATAGAATATCTATTACGATTCCCAAATGTAAACCCACGTTCGCATTACAATCCAGGACCGGCTTTAGGCAAATTGCTTTCTAGTATTGTAAGTTTATTTCACAGGGAATGTAATAATCCGGCCTGTCACATGCTTTCAATGATGTGGGGTACTGGATTTCCAGCTTGTTACGAACACTCTCAATTAGCCGCAACTACCCATAACCGTGTCGGAGATTTATTTGGGGCTACATCGATGAACTATCATAGACATATCCGTCGAATGGTTTCAAAAGGATATGCTGTAAAATACCAAATCGAAAACAAACGTTATGCGGAACTTCCAAATAACTACTTAGATAATGCAAAAGATATTGATACACCAATTTTATTTATGACGGGAGACAAAAATAGAGTATTCAATGACTCGAATATAGTTACTTATGAGACTCTAAAAAAACTAAAACCAGATAATAAAAACGAGTTATTTATTGCAAAAGGATACGGTCACCAAGATACTCTGATGGGAAAAAATGTGGATAAGGACATATTTCCCCAATTTATAGAGTTTATAAAAAAACATCAACCAAAACAAAAGGGTTGGTTTTAA
- the lpxD gene encoding UDP-3-O-(3-hydroxymyristoyl)glucosamine N-acyltransferase, with translation MNSKASEIFSLFHPAGILESLEGDVLINAIDPVETGKSGSLVFIDNKKYLPFIKENKPSAVVTNKDLYSEVLSYGVEALFLAKNVGVAHAALKQKYADRDLFQSEWGKRHSSAIIHETAIIPESCMVGPNTVIGENVIIGERCVIQAGVIIEANAKLGEDCVIFPNAVIGYNCILGNRVFVKTGTVIGSEGFGFAQGADKRYHRLPQTGIVVLEDDVHVGANSCIDRAAYLETRVKRGTKFDNLCHVAHNVEIGEDCALTAGFIVAGSTKIGNRVITSGQCGVLDHLTISDDAVLLMRPGVSNDVKEPGIYAGTPLQPFGEYTKSLAVYRKLPDLRGRVSDLEKAIKKLQDN, from the coding sequence ATGAATAGTAAAGCTAGTGAAATTTTCTCTCTTTTCCATCCTGCGGGAATTCTTGAATCTCTAGAGGGGGATGTTCTAATCAATGCCATTGATCCAGTTGAAACAGGTAAATCTGGCTCTCTTGTTTTTATAGATAATAAAAAATATTTACCATTTATTAAAGAGAACAAACCTTCTGCGGTCGTTACAAATAAGGATTTATATTCAGAAGTTCTTAGTTATGGAGTAGAGGCTCTCTTTCTTGCAAAAAATGTTGGAGTCGCACATGCTGCACTCAAACAAAAATATGCTGACCGAGATTTGTTTCAATCTGAATGGGGCAAACGTCATTCCAGCGCAATCATCCATGAAACTGCAATTATTCCAGAATCTTGTATGGTTGGACCCAATACAGTTATTGGAGAAAATGTAATCATTGGTGAACGTTGTGTGATTCAAGCAGGTGTCATTATTGAGGCAAATGCAAAGTTAGGGGAAGACTGTGTAATATTTCCGAATGCTGTAATAGGATATAATTGTATATTAGGAAATCGTGTTTTTGTAAAAACAGGAACCGTAATTGGAAGTGAGGGATTTGGTTTTGCGCAAGGTGCTGATAAACGTTATCATAGGCTTCCTCAAACTGGAATTGTAGTATTAGAAGACGATGTTCATGTGGGAGCTAATAGTTGCATTGATAGGGCAGCTTATCTGGAAACGAGAGTGAAACGAGGAACTAAGTTTGACAATCTTTGTCATGTCGCGCATAACGTTGAAATTGGAGAAGATTGTGCTCTCACTGCTGGCTTTATTGTTGCTGGATCTACTAAAATCGGAAATCGAGTGATTACAAGTGGACAGTGTGGAGTTTTAGATCATTTAACAATTTCGGATGATGCAGTTTTATTAATGCGTCCTGGTGTTTCCAATGACGTTAAAGAGCCTGGCATTTATGCTGGAACACCGCTTCAACCTTTTGGAGAATATACAAAAAGCTTAGCGGTTTATCGTAAATTACCAGACCTTCGTGGTCGCGTAAGTGACTTAGAGAAAGCTATTAAAAAACTTCAGGATAATTAA
- the lmtA gene encoding lipid A Kdo2 1-phosphate O-methyltransferase — protein MALIEEFEKQGAFLFRWRSYVPSVILVLSFFFIPFYKYPDSDYNQHLIYAGVCFLVSLFGLFIRCFTIGYAPEKTSGRNTKQQVAETVNQTGIYSQIRHPLYVGNFFMFAGIALLTKSLSFVFIFFFIYWFYYERIMFTEEQFLRGKFSTKYLNWANRTPALIPKFKDYKKPDVSFSVRNILKREYPSLFGIILMFVFYDIIIVYFNEPSRFEQGFPAFLKPVQIYAAISGIVFYIIVRIIVKFTKWLHVEGR, from the coding sequence ATGGCATTAATTGAAGAATTCGAAAAACAGGGAGCTTTTTTATTTCGCTGGAGATCTTACGTTCCATCAGTGATTTTGGTATTATCTTTTTTCTTTATACCATTTTACAAATATCCAGATAGTGATTATAATCAACATTTGATTTATGCAGGTGTTTGTTTTTTGGTTAGTTTGTTTGGGTTGTTTATTCGTTGTTTTACAATAGGGTATGCCCCCGAAAAGACCTCCGGTAGAAATACAAAACAACAAGTTGCGGAAACAGTGAATCAAACTGGTATTTATTCTCAAATACGTCATCCACTCTATGTAGGTAACTTTTTTATGTTTGCGGGTATCGCTCTATTAACTAAAAGCCTATCCTTTGTATTTATTTTCTTTTTTATATATTGGTTTTATTATGAAAGAATTATGTTTACAGAAGAACAATTCCTACGAGGAAAATTTAGCACAAAGTATTTGAATTGGGCGAATCGTACTCCGGCGCTGATTCCTAAATTCAAAGATTATAAAAAACCAGACGTTAGTTTTTCTGTGCGAAATATTTTAAAACGAGAATATCCGAGTCTATTTGGTATTATTCTTATGTTTGTATTCTATGATATTATCATTGTATACTTCAATGAGCCTTCCCGATTTGAACAAGGATTTCCTGCTTTTTTAAAACCGGTACAAATTTATGCAGCAATATCTGGAATTGTATTTTATATTATTGTTCGAATTATAGTAAAATTTACAAAGTGGTTACATGTAGAAGGCAGATAA
- a CDS encoding response regulator transcription factor, protein MEKINILIFDDHEVFLDGMKFALEDNPNLAVDTVLSENKFREKISQINYDVFIFDFMIPDTNVLDLISMIQLNHKTAKIIVISSLADKTLAATLREKNVNGYLFKSDARSHINQAIQKILKGENFYSEPSSVEFSKLESLVNPLESLTEKEKEIIRYIAKGYKNVNIAKELNISPRTVEAHKRNVDMKIGKLTKTQITKLVENWKL, encoded by the coding sequence ATGGAAAAAATAAATATATTAATTTTTGATGACCATGAAGTTTTTTTAGATGGTATGAAGTTTGCGCTAGAGGATAATCCAAATTTGGCGGTTGACACTGTACTTTCTGAAAATAAGTTTCGTGAAAAAATATCTCAAATAAATTATGATGTATTCATATTTGATTTTATGATACCAGATACAAATGTATTGGATCTAATATCAATGATTCAATTAAATCACAAAACGGCAAAAATTATCGTAATCTCTTCTCTCGCAGATAAAACTTTAGCAGCGACTTTAAGAGAAAAAAATGTAAATGGTTATCTATTTAAATCAGATGCTAGGAGTCATATTAACCAAGCGATTCAAAAAATATTGAAAGGGGAAAATTTTTATTCTGAACCCAGCAGTGTAGAATTTTCTAAATTAGAGAGTTTGGTAAATCCACTTGAATCACTTACTGAAAAAGAAAAAGAAATTATCCGCTATATTGCAAAAGGATATAAAAATGTAAACATTGCAAAAGAGTTAAATATATCTCCTAGAACTGTGGAAGCACATAAACGTAATGTTGATATGAAAATAGGAAAACTTACAAAAACTCAAATAACAAAACTAGTAGAAAATTGGAAACTTTAA